Proteins from a genomic interval of Fusarium oxysporum Fo47 chromosome I, complete sequence:
- a CDS encoding mediator complex, subunit Med16, producing the protein MPLILDNPMPVELNDVDDLFGDGVGLSLPARAQSKQLQQRMDDVRIRGCCQTVAWSRTGTIANITPDGQNLELRFLRRSPEDGSWDLSEPTTCPFVKGLPTIPIVHLVWAGTSSPDLAVIDAVGRVSIVSFSISLNHPFPQRKWDADPTDDVHAVVGAYWLNVSPPNQQASYNVMYGPATKHGNGYTYESSFVHAGGPTHPSPAKSALLTITTHGVIRMFWSQNTNRLEETTMELESISASDELITHASFASEKKHLLLAVATTSKQLKLIKIEIQWGQASQADKATGRPAGNLSPSLVEKHLATTNWLQGGPGDSSLDISMIELSHLEVLPSVVDSTGKNTTPPMVVTARSRTPTESSYQGSQSVVDRWEAIEQKQNLPSAYEQLGGRRNSISSELPAVTQLQKVAPVTANKVVVAFQTTSFGKILVLAFADGTVEYRDRLTFEELYTTQELNKVQNLRQIGWTFTDEGPCQQVAFSPTFCSMVQMGEDGKIKWNKLHYPMGDIGNSMHDAQYCGSIAALTVTAAPSMFYQNNYDDLLAIVRPYTTKKRFVQDLVTELIRILKIQIDYSEEIHHDSLVRNGSLQYCLSIMNALGFRGDFHPRSFQGKFSMLFLNVRNVVVLITIASNTPVTVREKLSPLDDPEVIETLVGCARWALDLIAWLMDCLFELMNDNHFQELLTRERFHELAPYLHEKNNVAFHFLMSSSSRGFLSAICRRLAHLEALSGRAIEFYRKQSAVVEGVAGGRAAPQLQQAYQAMQQVTSSALVKVSEVETLLTGLSNEIRQAYQIFLPSLAKSQNNQSQGKQLDMTMKAARVQMELSILLSAAPPAPFLQIIKKFFNTDLPAFRNTVNPGRLFFANYDLLEVEDDEHSLAAKKARGMVYVDVFKRMQIRPSPNKQWRRCSRCTAVMEDVFGSRSGFTFVLGQQRKCSCGGQWTLLPKGHVA; encoded by the exons ATGCCGCTCATCCTGGATAACCCGATGCCAGTGGAACTCAACGACGTAGATGACCTTTTTGGCGATGGCGTTGGTCTGTCTTTGCCCGCGAGGGCGCAGAGTAAACAGCTTCAACAAAGAATGGACGATGTCAGGATTCGAGGATGTTGCCA AACTGTGGCGTGGTCAAGGACAGGAACGATCGCCAACATCACACCTGATGGTCAGAACCTTGAACTTCGCTTTCTGCGACGCTCCCCAGAAGATGGCTCCTGGGACCTCAGTGAACCCACCACGTGCCCCTTTGTCAAGGGGCTCCCAACCATTCCCATCGTTCACTTGGTATGGGCTGGTACCAGCAGCCCAGATCTAGCGGTAATAGATGCCGTTGGTCGCGTCTCTATCGTCAGCTTCTCTATCTCACTAAATCACCCGTTCCCTCAACGGAAATGGGACGCTGACCCCACTGACGATGTGCACGCTGTCGTCGGTGCTTACTGGCTTAATGTTTCTCCTCCAAATCAGCAG GCATCGTACAATGTCATGTATGGACCAGCTACAAAACATGGCAATGGGTATACTTATGAAAGCTCATTCGTTCATGCTGGAGGACCAACCCATCCCAGCCCTGCCAAGAGTGCTCTGCTTACTATCACAACGCATGGTGTCATTAGGATGTTTTGGTCACAGAATACCAATCGACTTGAGGAGACCACCATGGAACTTGAAAGTATAAGTGCTTCTGATGAGCTCATTACACATGCATCGTTTGCATCCGAAAAGA aacatctccttcttgcgGTTGCTACAACCTCAAAGCAGCTGAAACTAATCAAAATCGAGATTCAATGGGGCCAGGCATCACAAGCGGACAAGGCGACTGGCCGACCCGCAGGAAACCTGAGCCCTTCCCTGGTTGAGAAACATCTGGCCACCACAAACTGGCTTCAAGGTGGCCCTGGTGATTCGAGCCTCGACATATCCATGATCGAGCTCTCTCACTTGGAAGTTCTTCCTTCTGTGGTTGATAGCACGGGTAAAAACACCACACCACCCATGGTTGTCACGGCACGGTCACGCACTCCTACTGAGAGCTCGTATCAGGGGAGTCAGAGTGTTGTTGATCGATGGGAAGCTATCGAGCAAAAGCAGAATCTGCCATCAGCCTATGAGCAGCTTGGAGGTCGACGAAACAGCATCTCTTCAGAGCTACCCGCGGTGACACAGCTGCAGAAGGTTGCTCCCGTCACGGCCAATAAGGTTGTGGTTGCGTTCCAAACTACCAGTTTTGGCAAAATCCTAGTACTGGCTTTCGCAGATGGCACTGTAGAATACCGTGACCGACTGACGTTCGAGGAACTATATACAACTCAGGAGTTGAATAAGGTGCAGAACCTTCGACAAATAGGCTGGACTTTCACAGATGAAGGGCCAT GCCAGCAAGTTGCATTCTCCCCTACTTTTTGCTCCATGGTGCAAATGGGCGAAGATGGAAAGATCAAGTGGAACAAATTACATTACCCTATGGGCGATATCGGAAATTCTATGCACGATG CTCAATACTGTGGCAGCATTGCGGCCTTGACCGTGACCGCAGCACCGTCAATGTTCTACCAGAACAACTATGATGATCTACTTGCTATTGTACGACCATATACTACCAAGAAGA GATTCGTCCAAGATTTGGTGACCGAACTTATCAGAATTCTGAAGATCCAGATCGATTACTCTGAAGAGATCCATCATGACTCACTTGTCAGAAATGGATCTCTACAGTACTGCCTCAGTATAATGAACGCACTCGGATTCCGTGGAGACTTTCACCCCCGATCTTTCCAGGGCAAATTCTCGATGCTATTTCTGAATGTGCGGAACGTAGTCGTCCTCATCACAATTGCCAGTAATACACCAGTTACTGTCAGGGAAAAGCTGAGCCCCCTTGATGATCCTG AAGTCATTGAGACACTTGTCGGCTGTGCAAGGTGGGCGCTGGATCTGATCGCTTGGCTCATGGATTGTCTTTTCGAGCTTATGAATGACAATCATTTCCAAGAGCTCTTGACTCGTGAACGTTTCCATGAACTCGCTCCTTATCTTCACGAGAAGAACAACGTCGCTTTCCATTTCTTGATGAGCTCCTCTAGTCGAGGATTTCTCTCGGCCATTTGCCGCAGACTGGCGCACCTTGAGGCCCTAAGCGGCAGGGCTATCGAGTTCTATCGAAAGCAATcggctgttgttgagggtgTGGCCGGCGGTCGAGCAGCCCCTCAACTACAACAAGCATACCAGGCAATGCAACAAGTTACCTCTTCAGCTCTCGTCAAAGTGTCTGAGGTCGAGACTCTTCTCACAGGTCTGAGTAACGAGATCCGACAAGCCTATCAAATCTTCCTTCCATCCCTCGCCAAAAGCCAAAATAACCAGTCGCAGGGGAAACAGCTGGATATGACGATGAAGGCAGCCCGCGTTCAGATGGAGCTCTCCATTCTCCTTTCAGCTGCGCCCCCTGCACCATTtctccagatcatcaagaagttcttcaacaCAGACTTGCCCGCGTTTCGGAACACTGTAAATCCAGGTCGGTTGTTCTTTGCAAATTACGATCTTCTCGAAGTCGAGGATGACGAACATAGCTTGGCGGCGAAGAAGGCACGGGGCATGGTGTATGTGGATGTGTTCAAGCGCATGCAGATCAGACCCTCTCCGAATAAGCAGTGGAGACGGTGCTCAAGATGTACTGCGGTTATGGAGGATGTGTTTGGGAGTCGTTCTGGGTTTACATTTGTTCTGGGTCAACAACGTAAGTGCTCGTGTGGAGGGCAATGGACTTTGCTTCCCAAGGGACACGTTGCGTGA